In Centroberyx gerrardi isolate f3 chromosome 20, fCenGer3.hap1.cur.20231027, whole genome shotgun sequence, a genomic segment contains:
- the eps8l1b gene encoding epidermal growth factor receptor kinase substrate 8-like protein 1 isoform X2: MTNISRYLVNHLLTFSLQDGEVQSVEEAQARLSFLAQADKLWSQQMILEVSWEAIRLRDVQSQDELEKYSIQSIYRCDAIHTEKRFPSLLLLVCQSTDQKKPDIHFFNCETVKAEQICDDITAVVSGSSKKLPEALRLPQSTGGMIDPYEIPNHPIPHAPNPPPPNPPPYPGPRANGLNGGPDASFLRAEREVGILNHCFDDIESFMAKLQQTAEAATVLSQRKKKKKKSKKQNAEEDLLTAKARPPPEEEFIDIFQKFKYCFSLLAHLKSAISSPSSEELVHHVFKPLDMMVKTTGGPALGASVTSPALTSSAVSLLQDSLSEEERQLWTSLGPNWTLPRSQLRGPVAPYTPVFLDGWKPEASRADGQVWEDPVESQHKHEALRAKQEQQQPPQLVGPPATYISDETDSSVPQPEPERLYSCSYDFVARNSSELSVLQGETLEVIESSKRWWKCRNRFNEIGFVPFNILEPAAHIDSPVTNKPPRAPAPPPQARPFSVAPPSPPAPPQTHSPQRPRSLPPYSQHIPAAEDSDKVMLVNDELLQRLTNGKAGLNKPLVIPRSVDTSVPLDYHSPPEEVADWLRGKGFSEPTVSCLGVLTGAQLFSLNKEELRAVIPDEGARVYSQLTVQKALLEDARKATELEAVMEKQKMKVDLKLESSTL, encoded by the exons ATGACAAACATCTCACGGTATCTTGTCAAT CACCTGTTGACGTTCTCCCTGCAGGATGGGGAGGTGCAGAGCGTGGAGGAAGCCCAGGCTCGTCTCTCCTTCCTGGCTCAGGCCGATAAGCTGTGGAGCCAACAGATGATCCTGGAAGTGAGCTGGGAGGCCATTCGGCTCCGAGACGTACAGAGCCAG GACGAGCTGGAGAAATATTCTATCCAATCCATCTACCGCTGCGATGCCATTCACACGGAAAAACGcttcccatccctccttctgcTGGTCTGCCAGAGCACAGATCAGAAGAAGCCAGACATTCACTTCTTCAACTGTGAGACTGTGAAG GCGGAGCAGATTTGCGATGACATCACAGCCGTGGTTTCAGGTTCGAGTAAGAAGCTCCCCGAGGCTCTCAG GCTTCCCCAGAGTACCGGAGGGATGATCGACCCCTACGAGATCCCCAACCACCCCATCCCACACGCTCCCAACCCCCCTCCGCCCAACCCTCCACCTTACCCCGGACCCAGAG CGAACGGCCTGAACGGAGGGCCTGATGCCTCCTTCCTGCGAGCGGAGAGAGAAGTG GGGATCCTCAATCACTGCTTCGACGACATCGAGAGCTTCATGGCCAAGCTGCAGCAGACTGCCGAGGCTGCCACAGTGCTGAgtcagaggaagaagaaaaagaagaaaagcaaaaagcaaaatgCTGAAG AGGACTTACTCACTGCGAAGGCCCGCCCCCCGCCAGAGGAGGAATTCATCGATATCTTCCAGAAATTCAAATATTGCTTCAGCCTACTG gcCCATCTGAAGTCAGCTATCTCCAGCCCTTCATCAGAGGAGCTGGTGCACCATGTGTTCAAACCTCTGGATATG atgGTGAAGACGACAGGCGGGCCGGCCCTGGGAGCCTCGGTGACCAGCCCCGCCCTCACCAGCTCTGCCGTCTCCCTGCTGCAGGACAGCctgagcgaggaggagaggcagctgTGGACGTCTCTGGGCCCCAACTGGACTCTCCCTCG ttCTCAGCTCAGAGGGCCCGTCGCTCCGTACACTCCAGTATTTTTGGACGGCTGGAAGCCAGAAGCCTCGAGGGCGGACGGGCAGGTTTGGGAGGATCCGGTCGAGTCACAGCACAAACACGAAGCCCTCCGAGCAAAACAGGAG cagcagcagccccctcAGTTGGTCGGACCTCCTGCCACCTACATCAGTGATGAAAC agaCAGCAGCGTGCCCCagccagagccagagagacTCTACAGCTGCAGCTACGACTTTGTAGCCAGGAACAGCAGCGAGCTTTCAGTGCTGCAGGGAGAGACACTTGAG GTGATCGAGTCGTCCAAGCGCTGGTGGAAGTGTCGTAATCGGTTCAACGAGATTGGCTTCGTTCCCTTCAACATCCTGGAGCCTGCAGCTCACATAGACAGCCCCGTCACCAACAAACCTCCcagg GCTCCAGCTCCGCCCCCCCAGGCGAGGCCTTTCTCTGTGGCCCCTCCCAGCCCCCCTGCCCCGCCCCAAACCCACTCCCCCCAACGCCCACGCAGTTTACCGCCTTACAGCCAGCATATCCCAGCTGCGGAGGACTCAGATAAAG TGATGTTGGTGAATGACGAGCTGCTGCAGAGGCTGACCAATGGGAAGGCCGGTCTGAACAAGCCGCTGGTCATCCCTCGCTCCGTGGACACCTCTGTTCCCCTGGACTACCACTCACCTCCAGAGGAGGTGGCCGACTGGCTTAGAGGGAAGGGCTTCAGCGAACC caCGGTCTCGTGTCTGGGTGTGCTGACAGGCGCTCAGCTCTTCTCCCTCAACAAGGAGGAGCTGCGCGCTGTGATTCCAGACGAGGGCGCCAGAGTGTACAGCCAGCTCACCGTGCAGAAAGCTCTGCTGGAG GACGCCCGAAAAGCCACAGAGCTGGAGGCAGTCAtggagaaacagaaaatgaaggtTGATCTGAAACTGGAGAGCAGCACATTGTGA
- the eps8l1b gene encoding epidermal growth factor receptor kinase substrate 8-like protein 1 isoform X3 — MTNISRYLVNHLLTFSLQDGEVQSVEEAQARLSFLAQADKLWSQQMILEVSWEAIRLRDVQSQDELEKYSIQSIYRCDAIHTEKRFPSLLLLVCQSTDQKKPDIHFFNCETVKAEQICDDITAVVSGSSKKLPEALRLPQSTGGMIDPYEIPNHPIPHAPNPPPPNPPPYPGPRANGLNGGPDASFLRAEREVGILNHCFDDIESFMAKLQQTAEAATVLSQRKKKKKKSKKQNAEEDLLTAKARPPPEEEFIDIFQKFKYCFSLLAHLKSAISSPSSEELVHHVFKPLDMMVKTTGGPALGASVTSPALTSSAVSLLQDSLSEEERQLWTSLGPNWTLPRSQLRGPVAPYTPVFLDGWKPEASRADGQVWEDPVESQHKHEALRAKQEQQPPQLVGPPATYISDETDSSVPQPEPERLYSCSYDFVARNSSELSVLQGETLEVIESSKRWWKCRNRFNEIGFVPFNILEPAAHIDSPVTNKPPRAPAPPPQARPFSVAPPSPPAPPQTHSPQRPRSLPPYSQHIPAAEDSDKVMLVNDELLQRLTNGKAGLNKPLVIPRSVDTSVPLDYHSPPEEVADWLRGKGFSEPTVSCLGVLTGAQLFSLNKEELRAVIPDEGARVYSQLTVQKALLEDARKATELEAVMEKQKMKVDLKLESSTL; from the exons ATGACAAACATCTCACGGTATCTTGTCAAT CACCTGTTGACGTTCTCCCTGCAGGATGGGGAGGTGCAGAGCGTGGAGGAAGCCCAGGCTCGTCTCTCCTTCCTGGCTCAGGCCGATAAGCTGTGGAGCCAACAGATGATCCTGGAAGTGAGCTGGGAGGCCATTCGGCTCCGAGACGTACAGAGCCAG GACGAGCTGGAGAAATATTCTATCCAATCCATCTACCGCTGCGATGCCATTCACACGGAAAAACGcttcccatccctccttctgcTGGTCTGCCAGAGCACAGATCAGAAGAAGCCAGACATTCACTTCTTCAACTGTGAGACTGTGAAG GCGGAGCAGATTTGCGATGACATCACAGCCGTGGTTTCAGGTTCGAGTAAGAAGCTCCCCGAGGCTCTCAG GCTTCCCCAGAGTACCGGAGGGATGATCGACCCCTACGAGATCCCCAACCACCCCATCCCACACGCTCCCAACCCCCCTCCGCCCAACCCTCCACCTTACCCCGGACCCAGAG CGAACGGCCTGAACGGAGGGCCTGATGCCTCCTTCCTGCGAGCGGAGAGAGAAGTG GGGATCCTCAATCACTGCTTCGACGACATCGAGAGCTTCATGGCCAAGCTGCAGCAGACTGCCGAGGCTGCCACAGTGCTGAgtcagaggaagaagaaaaagaagaaaagcaaaaagcaaaatgCTGAAG AGGACTTACTCACTGCGAAGGCCCGCCCCCCGCCAGAGGAGGAATTCATCGATATCTTCCAGAAATTCAAATATTGCTTCAGCCTACTG gcCCATCTGAAGTCAGCTATCTCCAGCCCTTCATCAGAGGAGCTGGTGCACCATGTGTTCAAACCTCTGGATATG atgGTGAAGACGACAGGCGGGCCGGCCCTGGGAGCCTCGGTGACCAGCCCCGCCCTCACCAGCTCTGCCGTCTCCCTGCTGCAGGACAGCctgagcgaggaggagaggcagctgTGGACGTCTCTGGGCCCCAACTGGACTCTCCCTCG ttCTCAGCTCAGAGGGCCCGTCGCTCCGTACACTCCAGTATTTTTGGACGGCTGGAAGCCAGAAGCCTCGAGGGCGGACGGGCAGGTTTGGGAGGATCCGGTCGAGTCACAGCACAAACACGAAGCCCTCCGAGCAAAACAGGAG cagcagccccctcAGTTGGTCGGACCTCCTGCCACCTACATCAGTGATGAAAC agaCAGCAGCGTGCCCCagccagagccagagagacTCTACAGCTGCAGCTACGACTTTGTAGCCAGGAACAGCAGCGAGCTTTCAGTGCTGCAGGGAGAGACACTTGAG GTGATCGAGTCGTCCAAGCGCTGGTGGAAGTGTCGTAATCGGTTCAACGAGATTGGCTTCGTTCCCTTCAACATCCTGGAGCCTGCAGCTCACATAGACAGCCCCGTCACCAACAAACCTCCcagg GCTCCAGCTCCGCCCCCCCAGGCGAGGCCTTTCTCTGTGGCCCCTCCCAGCCCCCCTGCCCCGCCCCAAACCCACTCCCCCCAACGCCCACGCAGTTTACCGCCTTACAGCCAGCATATCCCAGCTGCGGAGGACTCAGATAAAG TGATGTTGGTGAATGACGAGCTGCTGCAGAGGCTGACCAATGGGAAGGCCGGTCTGAACAAGCCGCTGGTCATCCCTCGCTCCGTGGACACCTCTGTTCCCCTGGACTACCACTCACCTCCAGAGGAGGTGGCCGACTGGCTTAGAGGGAAGGGCTTCAGCGAACC caCGGTCTCGTGTCTGGGTGTGCTGACAGGCGCTCAGCTCTTCTCCCTCAACAAGGAGGAGCTGCGCGCTGTGATTCCAGACGAGGGCGCCAGAGTGTACAGCCAGCTCACCGTGCAGAAAGCTCTGCTGGAG GACGCCCGAAAAGCCACAGAGCTGGAGGCAGTCAtggagaaacagaaaatgaaggtTGATCTGAAACTGGAGAGCAGCACATTGTGA
- the eps8l1b gene encoding epidermal growth factor receptor kinase substrate 8-like protein 1 isoform X1 encodes MTNISRYLVNHLLTFSLQDGEVQSVEEAQARLSFLAQADKLWSQQMILEVSWEAIRLRDVQSQDELEKYSIQSIYRCDAIHTEKRFPSLLLLVCQSTDQKKPDIHFFNCETVKAEQICDDITAVVSGSSKKLPEALRLPQSTGGMIDPYEIPNHPIPHAPNPPPPNPPPYPGPRANGLNGGPDASFLRAEREVGILNHCFDDIESFMAKLQQTAEAATVLSQRKKKKKKSKKQNAEEDLLTAKARPPPEEEFIDIFQKFKYCFSLLAHLKSAISSPSSEELVHHVFKPLDMMVKTTGGPALGASVTSPALTSSAVSLLQDSLSEEERQLWTSLGPNWTLPRSQLRGPVAPYTPVFLDGWKPEASRADGQVWEDPVESQHKHEALRAKQEQQQQPPQLVGPPATYISDETDSSVPQPEPERLYSCSYDFVARNSSELSVLQGETLEVIESSKRWWKCRNRFNEIGFVPFNILEPAAHIDSPVTNKPPRAPAPPPQARPFSVAPPSPPAPPQTHSPQRPRSLPPYSQHIPAAEDSDKVMLVNDELLQRLTNGKAGLNKPLVIPRSVDTSVPLDYHSPPEEVADWLRGKGFSEPTVSCLGVLTGAQLFSLNKEELRAVIPDEGARVYSQLTVQKALLEDARKATELEAVMEKQKMKVDLKLESSTL; translated from the exons ATGACAAACATCTCACGGTATCTTGTCAAT CACCTGTTGACGTTCTCCCTGCAGGATGGGGAGGTGCAGAGCGTGGAGGAAGCCCAGGCTCGTCTCTCCTTCCTGGCTCAGGCCGATAAGCTGTGGAGCCAACAGATGATCCTGGAAGTGAGCTGGGAGGCCATTCGGCTCCGAGACGTACAGAGCCAG GACGAGCTGGAGAAATATTCTATCCAATCCATCTACCGCTGCGATGCCATTCACACGGAAAAACGcttcccatccctccttctgcTGGTCTGCCAGAGCACAGATCAGAAGAAGCCAGACATTCACTTCTTCAACTGTGAGACTGTGAAG GCGGAGCAGATTTGCGATGACATCACAGCCGTGGTTTCAGGTTCGAGTAAGAAGCTCCCCGAGGCTCTCAG GCTTCCCCAGAGTACCGGAGGGATGATCGACCCCTACGAGATCCCCAACCACCCCATCCCACACGCTCCCAACCCCCCTCCGCCCAACCCTCCACCTTACCCCGGACCCAGAG CGAACGGCCTGAACGGAGGGCCTGATGCCTCCTTCCTGCGAGCGGAGAGAGAAGTG GGGATCCTCAATCACTGCTTCGACGACATCGAGAGCTTCATGGCCAAGCTGCAGCAGACTGCCGAGGCTGCCACAGTGCTGAgtcagaggaagaagaaaaagaagaaaagcaaaaagcaaaatgCTGAAG AGGACTTACTCACTGCGAAGGCCCGCCCCCCGCCAGAGGAGGAATTCATCGATATCTTCCAGAAATTCAAATATTGCTTCAGCCTACTG gcCCATCTGAAGTCAGCTATCTCCAGCCCTTCATCAGAGGAGCTGGTGCACCATGTGTTCAAACCTCTGGATATG atgGTGAAGACGACAGGCGGGCCGGCCCTGGGAGCCTCGGTGACCAGCCCCGCCCTCACCAGCTCTGCCGTCTCCCTGCTGCAGGACAGCctgagcgaggaggagaggcagctgTGGACGTCTCTGGGCCCCAACTGGACTCTCCCTCG ttCTCAGCTCAGAGGGCCCGTCGCTCCGTACACTCCAGTATTTTTGGACGGCTGGAAGCCAGAAGCCTCGAGGGCGGACGGGCAGGTTTGGGAGGATCCGGTCGAGTCACAGCACAAACACGAAGCCCTCCGAGCAAAACAGGA gcagcagcagcagccccctcAGTTGGTCGGACCTCCTGCCACCTACATCAGTGATGAAAC agaCAGCAGCGTGCCCCagccagagccagagagacTCTACAGCTGCAGCTACGACTTTGTAGCCAGGAACAGCAGCGAGCTTTCAGTGCTGCAGGGAGAGACACTTGAG GTGATCGAGTCGTCCAAGCGCTGGTGGAAGTGTCGTAATCGGTTCAACGAGATTGGCTTCGTTCCCTTCAACATCCTGGAGCCTGCAGCTCACATAGACAGCCCCGTCACCAACAAACCTCCcagg GCTCCAGCTCCGCCCCCCCAGGCGAGGCCTTTCTCTGTGGCCCCTCCCAGCCCCCCTGCCCCGCCCCAAACCCACTCCCCCCAACGCCCACGCAGTTTACCGCCTTACAGCCAGCATATCCCAGCTGCGGAGGACTCAGATAAAG TGATGTTGGTGAATGACGAGCTGCTGCAGAGGCTGACCAATGGGAAGGCCGGTCTGAACAAGCCGCTGGTCATCCCTCGCTCCGTGGACACCTCTGTTCCCCTGGACTACCACTCACCTCCAGAGGAGGTGGCCGACTGGCTTAGAGGGAAGGGCTTCAGCGAACC caCGGTCTCGTGTCTGGGTGTGCTGACAGGCGCTCAGCTCTTCTCCCTCAACAAGGAGGAGCTGCGCGCTGTGATTCCAGACGAGGGCGCCAGAGTGTACAGCCAGCTCACCGTGCAGAAAGCTCTGCTGGAG GACGCCCGAAAAGCCACAGAGCTGGAGGCAGTCAtggagaaacagaaaatgaaggtTGATCTGAAACTGGAGAGCAGCACATTGTGA
- the luc7l gene encoding putative RNA-binding protein Luc7-like 1 isoform X1, producing the protein MSAQAQMRALLDQLMGTARDGDETRQRVKFTDERVCKSHLLNCCPHDILSGTRMDLGECSKIHDLALRADYEIASKERDLFFELDAVDHLESFIADCDRRTELAKKRLAETQEEISAEVAAKAEKVHELNEEIGKLLAKAEQLGAEGNVDEAQKVLQEVEKVRTRKKDAEEEYRNSMPASSFQQQKLRVCEVCSAYLGLHDNDRRLADHFGGKLHLGFIQIREKLDQLKKTVVDKQEKRNQERLKRREEREKEERMRKRTRSRSREHRRSRSRDRRRRRSRSTSRERRRSRSRSRDRERRRRHRSRSRSRSRGHRHSHEQSSRHKSSRDQERSSRDKSRERERDRRDGVNGRSDSRRADDRDMGDL; encoded by the exons ATGTCTGCCCAAGCTCAAATGAGAGCTTTGCTCGACCAACTAATGGGAACTGCGAGGGATG GGGACGAGACGCGGCAGAGGGTCAAGTTCACCGACGAGCGAGTCTGCAAAAGCCATCTCCTCAACTGCTGTCCACATGACATCCTGTCTGGAACT cgaATGGACCTGGGAGAATGCTCGAAGATCCATGACCTGGCACTTCGGGCAGATTATGAAATTGCTTCCAAGGAGAGAGATCTGTTCTTCGAGCTTGAT GCGGTGGATCACCTGGAGTCATTCATTGCCGACTGCGACCGGAGGACAGAACTAGCCAAGAAACGCCTGGCTGAGACCCAAGAAGAGATCAGCGCTGAGGTGGCAGCAAAG GCGGAGAAGGTCCATGAGCTCAATGAGGAAATCGGGAAGCTCCTGGCCAAGGCGGAGCAGCTCGGAGCCGAGGGCAACGTGGACGAAGCCCAGAAGGTCCtgcaggaggtggagaaggTCCGCACCAGGAAGAAGGATGCAGAG gAGGAGTACAGGAACTCCATGCCTGCCTCCAGCTTCCAGCAGCAGAAGCTGCGGGTGTGTGAAGTGTGCTCTGCTTACCTGGGTCTCCATGACAACGACCGTCGCTTGGCCGACCACTTTGGTGGGAAACTTCACCTGGGCTTCATCCAGATCAGAGAGAAACTGGATCAGCTAAAG aaaacTGTGGTCGACAAGCAGGAGAAGAGGAACCAGGAGCGCctaaagaggagagaagagagggagaaagaggaaaggatgaggaagag GACCAGATCACGAAGCAGAGAGCATAGAAG GTCCCGTTCTCGTGACCGCAGGCGGAGGCGTTCACGTTCCACGTCGCGGGAAAGGCGCCGTTCACGCTCACGCTCcagggacagggagaggaggaggcggcatCGCAGCCGGTCCCGCTCCCGCAGCCGAGGCCACCGTCACAGCCACGAGCAGAGCTCCAGACACAA GTCATCCAGGGACCAGGAGCGCTCGTCCAGAGACAAGTCACGGGAGCGGGAGCGGGACAGGAGGGACGGCGTGAACGGCAGGTCGGACTCGCGCCGGGCGGACGACAGGGACATGGGGGACCTCTGA
- the luc7l gene encoding putative RNA-binding protein Luc7-like 1 isoform X2: MDLGECSKIHDLALRADYEIASKERDLFFELDAVDHLESFIADCDRRTELAKKRLAETQEEISAEVAAKAEKVHELNEEIGKLLAKAEQLGAEGNVDEAQKVLQEVEKVRTRKKDAEEEYRNSMPASSFQQQKLRVCEVCSAYLGLHDNDRRLADHFGGKLHLGFIQIREKLDQLKKTVVDKQEKRNQERLKRREEREKEERMRKRTRSRSREHRRSRSRDRRRRRSRSTSRERRRSRSRSRDRERRRRHRSRSRSRSRGHRHSHEQSSRHKSSRDQERSSRDKSRERERDRRDGVNGRSDSRRADDRDMGDL; this comes from the exons ATGGACCTGGGAGAATGCTCGAAGATCCATGACCTGGCACTTCGGGCAGATTATGAAATTGCTTCCAAGGAGAGAGATCTGTTCTTCGAGCTTGAT GCGGTGGATCACCTGGAGTCATTCATTGCCGACTGCGACCGGAGGACAGAACTAGCCAAGAAACGCCTGGCTGAGACCCAAGAAGAGATCAGCGCTGAGGTGGCAGCAAAG GCGGAGAAGGTCCATGAGCTCAATGAGGAAATCGGGAAGCTCCTGGCCAAGGCGGAGCAGCTCGGAGCCGAGGGCAACGTGGACGAAGCCCAGAAGGTCCtgcaggaggtggagaaggTCCGCACCAGGAAGAAGGATGCAGAG gAGGAGTACAGGAACTCCATGCCTGCCTCCAGCTTCCAGCAGCAGAAGCTGCGGGTGTGTGAAGTGTGCTCTGCTTACCTGGGTCTCCATGACAACGACCGTCGCTTGGCCGACCACTTTGGTGGGAAACTTCACCTGGGCTTCATCCAGATCAGAGAGAAACTGGATCAGCTAAAG aaaacTGTGGTCGACAAGCAGGAGAAGAGGAACCAGGAGCGCctaaagaggagagaagagagggagaaagaggaaaggatgaggaagag GACCAGATCACGAAGCAGAGAGCATAGAAG GTCCCGTTCTCGTGACCGCAGGCGGAGGCGTTCACGTTCCACGTCGCGGGAAAGGCGCCGTTCACGCTCACGCTCcagggacagggagaggaggaggcggcatCGCAGCCGGTCCCGCTCCCGCAGCCGAGGCCACCGTCACAGCCACGAGCAGAGCTCCAGACACAA GTCATCCAGGGACCAGGAGCGCTCGTCCAGAGACAAGTCACGGGAGCGGGAGCGGGACAGGAGGGACGGCGTGAACGGCAGGTCGGACTCGCGCCGGGCGGACGACAGGGACATGGGGGACCTCTGA